The DNA segment CGTTTCGAAGGACACCCCGTAGGCTCGTACGGGGACATCGGGACCTTCAGTTTCTACCCTGCCCACCACATCACCATGGGCGAGGGGGGTGCCGTGTCCACGACCAACGACCAGTTGGCCGTCCTGCTGGAGTCGTTCCGGGACTGGGGCCGGGATTGCCGCTGCCCTCCCGGTAGGGAGAACGTCTGCGGGAACAGGTTCGGCCACAAGTTCGCGAGCCTCCCCGAGGGATACGATCATAAGTATGTCTACTCCCACCTGGGTTACAATCTTAAGATAACGGATATGCAGGCGGCCATCGGTCTCTCCCAGTTAGGGAAGCTACCGGAGTTCGTGAAGAGGAGGAAAGAGAACTTTTCTAGAATGAGGGATGCTCTCTTCGATCTAGAGGAGGACATTATTCTGCCTGAGGCCACCCCCGGCAGCGAACCTTCCTGGTTCGGTTTCCCTATTACCGTAAAGGACACAGGGGGCAAGGGGGCCAAGAGGCACACCCTGATCGAGCACCTGGATAGGAAGAGAGTGGGGACCCGCCTTCTATTTGCGGGCAACATGACCAAGCAGCCATGCATGGAGGGGGTAGTGCACCGTGTTCATGGAAACCTAATCAATACCGACAGGATAATGTACGACACCTTCTGGATCGGTGTCCATCCCGGTCTTACGGATGAGATGGTGGACTATATGGCGGAGGCCTTGAAAGGGTTTTTCCGCTGACCTCACTCCCAGCCAGAGGAGGCTGAAGTAGGCTAATAGACCAACCAATCAGCTTCTTTAATTAGGGAGCGTTATACGCCGCATGGCCTTCGCGCGCCCACAGGTCGCCTTCCTCATCCTTAATTGGAACAAGTGGGAGATCACCGTAGAGTGCCTGGAGTCGGTTATCCAGAACAGGTTCCGTGATTATGAGGTGGTCCTCGTCGAGAACGGCTCCAAGAACGACTCTTTTGAAAAGATCCTCTCATATTGCAGGGGAGAATTGGAGACCAGCTCGCCGTTCTTCAAATACAGCAATGACTCCAAGCCCCTGCCGGTTCGGACCGTGAAGATAAAAGAGGACGGGAGCTTCCAGATAGAAGAGGGTCATGGGCCTATGCGTGAAGGTCCAGGGCTGACGTTGATCAAGGTCGAGGAGAACCAGGGATATGCCGAGGGCAACAACATTGGCATCAGGTTCATCTCCCAGCACGTAGACCCTCAGTATGTACTGTTCATGAACAATGATGTGGTGGTCGATCCCGACTTCCTATCGCCATTAGTGGATAGGATGAAGGCCACAGAGGATGTGGCCATGGCTGCGCCGAAGATCAAGTACTACGAACTAAACGGCTCAAGCAACATAATCAATTGCGCAGGGTGCTTCTTAGATATGGCCAGGGTTCGTTCGCAGAGGCGGGGGAGGGACGAGGAGGACCGTGGACAATATGACATCGAAGGAATGGTGGATTTTGCGGACGGGGCCTGCTTCCTCATGAGGATGTCAGTGCTCAATGTCACTGGTGGCTTCGATAGGTCCTTCTTCACGTACTGGGAGGAAACGGACCTCAGCATACGCACGACGCGACTCGGTCACAAGATCATCTATGTACCCAGATCGGTAGTGTGGCATCGTGAGACGTACAGCATCGTGACCGAAAGCAAGGAGTATTATATGGTCAGGAACAGGTACAAGTTCATACGCAAGAACGGGACTCGTTGGCAGGCCAACAGGTTCATGGCCTATCACCTACTCGTACTTCTGGTCCCGACAGTGTTGGTGTACGTGCGTGATGGTGAGACGCAAAGGGTGAGGCCCTTCCTGAAGGGCACTGTGGACGGTGTCCGCACGTTGATGGACCATAGCGAAGGTTAAGCATGGGAGCAGCCTATCCGATTGCCCCTAACTTGATATATCCCCTAACAGCTGGCCCAATAAACCAATATTGGAAGGTTAATAAGTGGTGGTCTAAAGATGATAACCATGATCGCCCTGGGTCCGGTCGAGTCGAACTCGAACGGCTACAGCATTCGTATCGGGCACCTCATGGACTCCCTGCTGAGGCATGATGAGGTCACCCTCATCGAGTTCAATATCGCTGAACCCCGGGGCGGGGGAGAGACCAGATACCATAGGATAGAGTATGATGCGGTCTACCGGGAACACCGTATCGGGGACCTTCTCAACAGGACCATAACCTTCAATCCCTTGGGACAGCTCAAGATGCAGCTCGTGTGTTTGAGGGGGCTGTGGAGGAACAGGGACCTCATAAAGAAGAGCGACGTCGTGTTCATAGAGGGAGCGCTGTTCCCCTTTGCTATCGTCCTATGCAAGCTTTTGGGAAAGAAGGTCGTCATGGACACCCACTGCGTCAACCTCAAGCTGGCCATGGACTTCAAGGGACATAATCGGACCGCCTATCTTCTCCGCCGAATTGCCTGGGGCCCCCTGGAGTATTTCGCATATCGTTTGTGTGATGTGATCGTTTTCGTATCGGAAGAGGAGGTGGGGTTCTCTGAATCCACCCTGCGCATGGATAGGCGAAAGGCCTTGGTGATCCCTAATGTTCTGGACATTCCTCCTCTGTCAGTGACTGACGGTGAGCTCGAGGAGTTCAGGGATAAGTACGGGCTCAAGGGCCGAACGGTCGCCACGTTCGTGGGGGACCTGACCTCCGTCCAGAACAAAGATTGTGTCAATTTCATCGTTGACGAGCTAGCGGACCGGGTGAGGGATGTTCGCGAGGACATCCGTTTCCTCATAGTGGGCAAGGGGGCTGACGCCTTCCCCGACCCGCCAGTGAACATGGTGTTCACGGGATATGTGGACAAGATAGATCCAGTGATAGCAGTGACGGACATCTTCGTCGCCCCCATGAGAGTAGGTGCAGGCACCAAGACCAAGGTTCTGTTGTTCATGGGATACTCCAAGCCGATACTGACCACTGATGTTGGGATCGAGGGCATCGACGCCCAGGGCAGGGAGGACGTGATGGTCCGGGACCTCTCAGGCTTTCCCGAGGCCCTTCGTACCTTCCGGCAGCGTGAGGGCCAGAATATCTCTCAGAGATGCTGCATGAATGCATCTCAGGCATATTCCCCCGAGGTAATGCGGTCCAAGGTCGACGAGCTATTGATCAACCTAAAAAAACAATGAGAGGGGCTCTGTCCATATGGGAATGAGGAATGTGATCTGGACATGGTTGGAGGAGAGGCGGTACATTTTTGCCGCTGCGATCCTCATTTCCCTGGCCCTGACCTGCATCATATTCTTGTCGTTCCTCCTGAAGGCCGGAGTGGTCAATACCGGCGATCTGACCTGGCCATACTTCAACGAACCCGGCCTGACCGGCCTGTATCTTGACAACACCCAATCGGGCCTCATCCCCAGCCAGATGCTGGTGTATTCCTGGCTGTTCTATCTCCCCCTGGATACCGCCATCCAGGAGCGGCTCCTGTTGATGGGAGTATTCTTCCTAATGGGTGTTTCCTGCTACTACGCCACTTTCAGGATACTGCAGCAGGAGGGGGCCGAAAAGAAACTGGCCTATGTGGTGGCAGGGGCCGCCACCGTAGCTTATGTGGTCAATCCCCTGAACTTCTACTACTTGGTCGACCTGTTCCTCCTCATCGGCTTCGCATTGGTCCCTGCCCTGATCTACGTAGTGCTACGGTTCCTGAGGTCAGAGGGTTCCATCAAGGACATCGTGGTCCACGGGGTACTGACAGGAATCATAATGACCGCCTCCTCCGGGGACCCCAGATGGCCGATCTGGAACCTTTTCCTGATCATGATCATCCTTTTAGTGTACCTGGTCTTGGGACGATTCAAGGGCTTGTCCAAGAGCGTGGGATTCCTCATCATCACTGGCATCTGCTTCACTGCCCTGAGCGCCTTCTGGATTGTGCCAACGCTAGCGGCATCGGGCCACTCCACCCTCCTTACCCGTTCGAACCTATCCATCAACTTCTACTACGTTCTGAACAAGTACGCGACGCTGGACAATACCATCATTCTTCAATCAGATTTCTGGACGCCTTCCCGCGAGCTGTTCCTGATCAGCGATACGTTTCTGAACAGCATCTGGAAGACCGCGCAGATGGTCCTGCCGGCCTTAGCTTTCATTTCGATCCTGTTCTTCAGGCGGAATCGCACCGTGATATCACTGCTCATCATATCCTTGATCGTCATATTGCTGGCCTCCGCCCCATTGTCCCCCCTCCAATTTTTAAAGGACGCTTATCAGTCACTGGTGTTCGAGGCTCCCTTCGGCATCGCCTTCCGTACCTCATACAAGTGGCTGCTCATCCTGGTATACCCATATGTACTCCTGGCATCGTTCACCATCCTTGGCCTCTCCAGACTGCCGTCCAAGTTCAACTTGAAGGTGCCAAGGTTACGCCTGGACGGCCGGAGGCTGACCAAGGTGGTCGCGGGGTCGTTGGTAACGCTCCTGGTAGCCTCCAGCCTCATCGCGGCATGGCCCCTGGTCACTGGGGATTGCAGGGGGGTGATCGCACCGGAGGAGCTTGCTAGCGACTATGTTGAGGCCTTTGACCTCATTCAGGACGCTTCCGGCGGCGACCTCGGCTTCAAGATACTCTATCTGCCTACCAACCCATACATGGGGTTCGAGGCACCGGGCTTGGCCGACTCCCCCTACCTTCATTACATAATAACGAACCTTGAGAGCGGAAACGTGACCACTGCAGGAGGGCTGCTGGCCCCCTTGGGGGTGAAGTACATCATCCTGGACAAATTCGATTATTCCAAGGATGTCATGGAATCGTCATTGAGGAACCAGACCGATCTCATGATCCGTTTGGACGGGGAGCGGCTCCTGGTCCTTGAGAACGGGGAGTTCGGCGACCTGTTCCGTTTATCAGACCTGGCCTTGAGCTTCGACGGTATCGAGGGCGGGGCAGCACTGGCAGCCTGGGATGGCTGGGTCCAGACGGACCAAGGTTTCCTGGACCTCGAGGAAGTCTACGACCAGGCCCCATATCTGCTGATGGGTTCCGGTTATCCTTACAATCTGATTGCCTCCAGATCTATCACATCATCTCCTTTCAAGTACGTGCCCTACTACGGGGACCAGTCCTGGACCTGCCTGGTGGCGTACAACCCGTCGAACTACGAATGGTACCAGGCCTTGAAGACCATGGGCCTGGAGAATTGGGACCTGGACTACGGCGAGGGGCTGGCGTACACCAATGTTAGCTTGACCTATCCCCGAGACCTGCCCATATCCGACACCGCTTTGGTCAAGCAGTTCGACCTTTCGAACAGGTCCACGGTCCAGGAGTTCATCGATAACAACTACATGGAGCAGTTCGGTGCCCGGATGACCTATACTCCGGAGCTGAGCTACATGAAGGTGAAGCTCCTCGACTCCACCGACGGGTGGAAGACCATCTGCTCACCCCTGGTGAACGTCTCCTATGGTCAAACATACGCCATCAAAATGAACATGGCCTCCGATAACGGCTTCGAGATTCACATCAAGGTCGCCGAGTACGATGAGAACGGCACCCTCCTCTCGTTCAAGCCCATGACGGGACTGGGGAGTGGTAAGATCCCCTGGGGCACGGTGCCGATGAGCTATGTGTGCAATAACACCGAGGTGAAGAAGATCAGCATCCAGATATGGCACGGTTCCAGTCCCACCACGCCACTGCCTAACGCCATATCGATAGCGGACATCTCCATTTATGACACCAGCAAGCTGCTCATCTCTCCCCGCCTGGATGGCAAGATCGAGGTGGCGTCAGGGGGTGAATATCTCCTTAATGTGAGAACGTTGAGCAGCCCCCAGGGTGGTAACCTGACCGTGGTAATCGACGGGACCACAGTGAGATTGGAGACCAAAGGTAAAGGAACCGTCATGAAATGGTTCAACTGTGGGACGATGAACCTGTCCGCGGGAACCCATGAAGTGTCTGTATTGAACACGGACGGCCTGAACGCAGTGAACCTCATCTCCCTCATAGATGTAGGCGAGTACAACTCCCTTCTGGAGAGATATAACTCCCAGCTTTCAGAGAAGGCCCTGGTCTATGTTCTGGACAACGGCGTGAGGACTGGCGCCACCGAGCTCGTGATGAACAACGACACCTCGAAAGGACCCTTAGGCCAATACCTGGCGATGGACACTGAGATCGAAGTGTTCGTGGATGGCTACTATCGCTTCTATGTCCAGAGTAACAGCAACGTTTCATTGTGGCTCGATGGTAGTGAGGTGGAGAGCCTGAACGCCCCAACCCACTACGTGACGGTCTATCTGGAAGTAGGAGCCCATAACATTACATTTCTGGCAGAGGACCCGTCTAACTCTTCAGGCGAGGTTCTCCTGTTCTCCGCCAATGCCGGCGATACCATCGCCTCGCTAAACGAGTTCGGTAGCACGTTGGGAGGTATCTCGTCAATGGAGAAGGAGAGCGCTTCATCTTACGATCTGAGATTGTCCACCACCGGGCCGTCCTTTCTTATTTTCAACAACGCCTTCGATTCAGCTTGGTCAGTGACGCCAGAGGGAGGGGAGACGGTCTCCTCGTTCCCGGTCAACACCGCTATGAACGGCTTCATAATGGAGGGAAGCGGCAACATATCGCTCTCCCTGTCATACTCCCTTGACAGGCATTACATTCTGGGGATGACCATCTCCCTCATCGCACTCGTTACCATCATCGCCGGTGCCATAATCTATTACTCTGGTGCGGGGACAAGGTTGATCATAAAAGTTCGAGGCAAGCGGAACGGAAGAGGTCAATAGGCGCTTTACCACTGATGTCTCAGTGTCGTTCTAAACCCCCTTACCCGGGTATTTTCTCTGCCCCCTCCACCCCTTCCAGAGGAATAGGCCTGGAACCAGTAGGGCCGTGCCTATCACAGCTATCGGGATCCCGGAAGCAAGCCATGATTGTGGTTTGTACTCGACGGTGACGTCG comes from the Methanomassiliicoccus sp. genome and includes:
- the rfbH gene encoding lipopolysaccharide biosynthesis protein RfbH codes for the protein MDELPFDPLVNHNADTTAAAQELRSSILELVGRYFDSVNGGRRFEPGKTYLPAAQKVLDADDIRSLVSASLDSWLTTGRFNDEFERRLAEAVGARHARTVNSGSSANLLAISCLTSPALKERRLQKGDEVITVAAGFPTTVNPIVQNGLVPSFVDVGLPSYNIDTEAMEDAISERTRAVMVAHTLGNPFDVTKVKSICRKHSLWLIEDCCDALGSRFEGHPVGSYGDIGTFSFYPAHHITMGEGGAVSTTNDQLAVLLESFRDWGRDCRCPPGRENVCGNRFGHKFASLPEGYDHKYVYSHLGYNLKITDMQAAIGLSQLGKLPEFVKRRKENFSRMRDALFDLEEDIILPEATPGSEPSWFGFPITVKDTGGKGAKRHTLIEHLDRKRVGTRLLFAGNMTKQPCMEGVVHRVHGNLINTDRIMYDTFWIGVHPGLTDEMVDYMAEALKGFFR
- a CDS encoding glycosyltransferase family 2 protein; the encoded protein is MAFARPQVAFLILNWNKWEITVECLESVIQNRFRDYEVVLVENGSKNDSFEKILSYCRGELETSSPFFKYSNDSKPLPVRTVKIKEDGSFQIEEGHGPMREGPGLTLIKVEENQGYAEGNNIGIRFISQHVDPQYVLFMNNDVVVDPDFLSPLVDRMKATEDVAMAAPKIKYYELNGSSNIINCAGCFLDMARVRSQRRGRDEEDRGQYDIEGMVDFADGACFLMRMSVLNVTGGFDRSFFTYWEETDLSIRTTRLGHKIIYVPRSVVWHRETYSIVTESKEYYMVRNRYKFIRKNGTRWQANRFMAYHLLVLLVPTVLVYVRDGETQRVRPFLKGTVDGVRTLMDHSEG
- a CDS encoding glycosyltransferase family 4 protein, whose product is MITMIALGPVESNSNGYSIRIGHLMDSLLRHDEVTLIEFNIAEPRGGGETRYHRIEYDAVYREHRIGDLLNRTITFNPLGQLKMQLVCLRGLWRNRDLIKKSDVVFIEGALFPFAIVLCKLLGKKVVMDTHCVNLKLAMDFKGHNRTAYLLRRIAWGPLEYFAYRLCDVIVFVSEEEVGFSESTLRMDRRKALVIPNVLDIPPLSVTDGELEEFRDKYGLKGRTVATFVGDLTSVQNKDCVNFIVDELADRVRDVREDIRFLIVGKGADAFPDPPVNMVFTGYVDKIDPVIAVTDIFVAPMRVGAGTKTKVLLFMGYSKPILTTDVGIEGIDAQGREDVMVRDLSGFPEALRTFRQREGQNISQRCCMNASQAYSPEVMRSKVDELLINLKKQ